In one Fusarium falciforme chromosome 5, complete sequence genomic region, the following are encoded:
- a CDS encoding Laccase, protein MGNSDGGTFNPKGLGKLSQKKTNGKSLLGTLLAPLLPLFLTNNPTPNGYPWSTMTPYTNYYDQHPNTGVIRRYDFTVSRGTLAPDGYELPVILVNGQFPGPTIEANWGDTIQVTVNNDIEDEGLALHWHGIQQKKTPWEDGVPGISQCPIPPGKSFTYQFVADLYGTTWYHSHYSAQYSAGLFGPLIIHGPREKKNYDIDIGPVLLSDWYHKEYFDLVEETMQPNSPGPVFSDSNLINGKMNFNCSSVEEGDTTPCNNNAGISKFRFKRGKTHRLRLINAGGEGLQRFSIDEHTLTVIANDFVPVQPYDTKVVTLGIGQRTDVLVKADGDLDAYWMRSNISSKCSLSRAPDAVAAIYYDGADHNKPPESQPWDVPDPGTCANDDIALTKPVMQLPLPKADLTLDLDVELHLNASNVTLWRFGGVDFRVNYNSPTLLLSKLGNHSFEEQWNVRNLGDAKSVRVNVINKTPVAHPIHLHGFNMYVLHEGPGTWDGTIINEHNPLRRDVVQLQGNGHLVIQFDAAKNPGVWPFHCHIAWHVSAGFLVQFLTNPDKVEKLRIPKVVAETCRQWGTWTLSNIPAQIDSGL, encoded by the exons ATGGGTAACAGCGACGGAGGGACTTTCAATCCGAAAGGCCTTGGTAAACTGAGCCAGAAAAAGACCAATGG AAAATCTCTGCTTGGCACCCTGCTTGCACCACTGCTGCCGTTGTTCCTCACTAACAACCCTACCCCCAATGGCTATCCGTGGAGCACCATGACCCCTTACACCAACTACTACGACCAACACCCAAACACAGGTGTAATTCGGAGGTATGACTTTACCGTCAGCCGGGGTACACTCGCTCCGGATGGATACGAGCTTCCCGTTATTCTCGTCAACGGACAGTTTCCCGGGCCCACCATCGAGGCCAACTGGGGCGACACAATTCAGGTGACAGTGAACAACGACATTGAAGACGAGGGTCTTGCCTTGCATTGGCATGGAATCcagcagaagaagacgccCTGGGAAGATGGCGTCCCCGGTATATCGCAATGCCCTATCCCACCTGGAAAGAGTTTCACCTATCAATTCGTGGCTGACTTGTACGGCACCACATGGTATCACTCTCACTACTCTGCCCAATACTCTGCTGGTCTCTTTGGTCCCCTGATCATCCATGGTCCCCGTGAAAAGAAGAACTACGATATTGATATCGGTCCTGTACTCTTGAGCGATTGGTACCACAAGGAGTACTTTGACCTTGTGGAGGAGACCATGCAGCCCAACAGCCCAGGCCCCGTTTTCTCAGACAGCAACCTTATCAACGGCAAGATGAACTTTAACTGCTCCAgcgtggaggagggagacACGACGCCATGCAACAACAACGCTGGCATCTCCAAGTTCCGCTTCAAGCGTGGCAAGACGCATCGCCTGCGCCTCATCAACGCGGGGGGCGAGGGCCTCCAGCGCTTCTCCATCGACGAGCACACCCTGACGGTCATTGCCAATGACTTTGTGCCGGTGCAGCCCTACGACACAAAGGTTGTGACACTCGGCATCGGGCAGCGCACAGATGTGCTTGTCAAGGCCGACGGTGATCTAGACGCCTACTGGATGCGCTCCAACATCTCGTCAAAGTGCAGTCTGTCGCGCGCCCCGGACGCCGTGGCGGCCATCTACTACGACGGCGCCGACCATAACAAGCCCCCCGAGTCGCAGCCGTGGGACGTCCCGGACCCAGGGACGTGCGCCAACGACGATATTGCTCTCACAAAGCCTGTCATGCAACTGCCACTGCCAAAGGCCGACCTGactcttgatcttgacgttGAGCTGCATCTCAATGCGAGTAATGTCACGCTGTGGAGGTTTGGAGGTGTCGATTTTAGGGTCAACTACAACAGCCCTACGCTACTGCTGAGCAAGTTAGGTAACCACTCATTCGAGGAGCAGTGGAACGTGAGAAACTTGGGAGACGCCAAGAGTGTGAGGGTCAATGTTATTAACAAGACGCCTGTCGC ACACCCGATACACCTGCACGGCTTCAACATGTATGTCCTACATGAAGGCCCAGGCACTTGGGAcggcaccatcatcaacgagCACAATCCCCTACGGCGTGACGTTGTCCAATTACAAGGCAACGGACATTTAGTGATACAATTTGACGCAGCAAAGAATCCAG GCGTATGGCCCTTCCACTGTCACATAGCCTGGCACGTCTCTGCAGGCTTTCTCGTGCAGTTCCTTACAAACCCAGACAAGGTCGAGAAGCTGCGGATCCCCAAAGTAGTGGCTGAGACGTGCCGGCAGTGGGGAACGTGGACTCTTTCGAACATCCCGGCGCAGATCGATAGTGGGCTGTGA
- a CDS encoding Endo-chitosanase has product MLYQSLVPLLLASSVSALQVPSNVRTFYNQLKAKGTCTNKLATGFFDSKFDDGKTSYCGDHLEDYGIVYLQGEGGTFSNMDVDCDGAQGGPQDDGRCGESTTTIPTTSIKYIIEGYNVGISDLNPHEHSFVVFGNSGTKPGWKTFDPREVGVQKASLMAVVCGDKMFYGIWGDSNGDHGDRPSVGEASLSLATACYGKEMQAGTGSNTSHDEEDVLYIAFTGADAVPGAKGAAWAAGNFDDFHASLVGLGNKLIKRIGGGGDDCSWPGHCEGASCKVAQDCADALTCVNGKCA; this is encoded by the exons ATGTTGTATCAAAGCCTCGTCCCGCTGCTCCTCGCCTCTTCGGTCTCTGCGCTCCAAGTCCCCAGCAATGTCCGTACATTCTACAACCAGCTCAAAGCCAAGGGCACCTGCACCAACAAACTAGCCACCGGCTTCTTCGATTCCAAGTTCGACGATGGCA AAACGTCATATTGCGGTGATCACCTCGAAGACTATGGTATCGTCTACCTCCAAGGCGAGGGAGGCACCTTTTCAAACATGGACGTCGACTGCGACGGCGCTCAGGGGGGACCTCAAGATGATGGCCGTTGCGGCGAGTCGACAACCACCATCCCGACGACGTCTATCAAGTACATCATCGAAGGATACAACGTCGGCATCAGCGACTTGAACCCTCACGAACACTCGTTCGTCGTCTTTGGAAACTCAGGCACCAAGCCTGGCTGGAAGACGTTTGACCCCCGTGAGGTCGGCGTGCAAAAGGCTAGTCTCATGGCAGTTGTCTGTGGAGACAAGATG TTCTACGGCATCTGGGGTGACTCCAACGGCGACCACGGCGATCGTCCCAGCGTCGGCGAGGCATCCCTCTCTCTCGCAACGGCCTGCTATGGCAAGGAGATGCAAGCAGGCACAGGCTCCAACACGAGccacgacgaggaggacgtcCTATACATTGCCTTCACCGGCGCAGATGCTGTTCCAGGCGCCAAGGGAGCTGCCTGGGCTGCAGGCAACTTTGATGACTTTCACGCCAGCCTGGTTGGACTAGgcaacaagctcatcaagcgcatcggtggtggtggagatgACTGTTCGTGGCCTGGACACTGTGAAG GCGCTTCTTGCAAGGTCGCTCAGGACTGTGCCGATGCACTCACTTGTGTAAACGGTAAGTGTGCCTAA
- a CDS encoding Negative cofactor 2 complex subunit beta, producing MFASIYAVYQFVMFLHMHTYSHTHLGTLPTTSLFHPSSFLKHNTPSCIASLIIYCFAFCIMAPHTPASDKYWARIDAGLSNDDLSLPKATVQKIVSEILPPSEGVAFAKEARDLLIECCVEFITLISSEANEISEKEAKKTIACDHITKALEQLGFTDYVPAVLEAAAEHKEVQKGREKKADKFASSGMSMEELARLQEEQFAAARERHG from the exons ATGTTCGCTTCAATTTACGCTGTCTATCAATTTGTCATGTTTCTTCACATGCATACCTACTCGCATACTCACCTAGGGACTCTACCTACAACATCACTTTTCCATCCTTCGTCCTTTCTCAAGCACAACACCCCCAGCTGCATCGCATCTTTGATTATTTATTGCTTTGCTTTCTGCATCATGGCTCCCCACACCCCAGCATCCGACAAGTACTGGGCGAGAATCGACGCCGGACTGA GCAACGACGACCTCTCCCTCCCAAAAG CCACTGTCCAAAAGATTGTCTCAGAGATTCTACCCCCCTCAGAAGGCGTAGCTTTTGCCAAGGAGGCCCGCGACCTTCTCATCGAGTGCTGTGTCGAGTTCATCACCCTGATCTCGTCCGAGGCAAACGAAATCTCagagaaggaggccaagaagaccatTGCCTGCGATCACATCACCAAGGCTCTCGAGCAACTAGGCTTCACCGACTACGTCCCTGCCGTCCTCGAGGCAGCAGCCGAGCACAAAGAAGTCCAAAAG GGCcgagagaagaaggcggaCAAGTTCGCCAGCAGTGGCATGTCCATGGAGGAGCTTGCCCGTCTACAGGAAGAGCAGTTCGCGGCGGCGAGAGAACGCCACGGCTAG
- a CDS encoding Deacetylase sirtuin-type domain-containing protein, protein MGQDESSMSFGGPPKALSERSLAAVAEYVKTGRDKRIVVLTGAGISTAAGIPDFRSPKTGLYANLARLNLPYAEAVFDISYFRSHPEPFYVLANELYPGKFHPTVSHAFIALLARKGLLQMLFTQNIDCLERAAGVPPNKIIEAHGSFATQRCVECKTEFPDDKMKEHVFGGKVPHCGEPGCNGLVKPDIVFFGEPLPKAFDNNVHNVAMADLVLIIGTSLTVYPFAALPGMAQEDKPRVLFNMERVGMIGNRPDDVIELGACDDGIRKLADALGWRDELERLWRDTVGDEEAERQLRGRKEDEVEDEVERLAAEVEAVAINDDTKADTKEDASPETEPTKEVDGEKPDNVVSYQPATISAPAPAPAPEETKEQPKTEPTKTEAPKVPEADSKVEPSETEAQPPTDAKTPQEKPAEPVIVKEESK, encoded by the exons ATGGGTCAGGACGAATCCTCCATGAGCTTCGGCGGCCCGCCAAAGGCCCTCTCCGAGAGGAGCCTTGCCGCTGTCGCAGAGTACGTCAAGACGGGTCGCGACAAGAGGATTGTCGTCTTGACCGGTGCAGGTATCTCGACTGCCGCTGGAA TTCCCGACTTTCGATCGCCCAAGACAGGCCTCTACGCCAACCTCGCCCGCCTCAACCTTCCCTACGCCGAAGCCGTCTTTGACATCTCCTACTTCCGCAGCCACCCCGAGCCCTTCTATGTCCTCGCCAACGAGCTCTACCCCGGAAAATTCCATCCCACCGTCTCCCACGCCTtcatcgccctcctcgcccgcAAGGGCCTCCTCCAGATGCTCTTCACCCAGAATATCGACTGCCTCGAGCGCGCGGCCGGTGTCCCCCCCAACAAGATCATCGAGGCCCACGGTAGCTTCGCGACACAGCGGTGCGTCGAGTGCAAGACCGAATTCCCCGAcgacaagatgaaggagcACGTGTTTGGTGGAAAGGTCCCGCACTGCGGAGAGCCCGGCTGCAACGGGCTCGTCAAGCCGGATATCGTATTCTTTGGCGAGCCGCTCCCCAAGGCGTTTGACAACAATGTCCACAATGTGGCCATGGCGGACCTAGTGCTCATCATCGGCACCAGCTTGACCGTCTACCCCTTCGCCGCCCTCCCCGGTATGGCACAAGAAGACAAGCCTCGAGTGCTGTTCAACATGGAGCGCGTCGGCATGATTGGCAACCGTCCAGACGATGTCATTGAGCTTGGCGCCTGCGACGACGGTATCCGCAAGCTCGCCGATGCGCTCGGCTGGCGAGACGAGCTTGAGCGCCTATGGAGAGATACTGTCGGAGATGAAGAGGCGGAGCGACAGCTCAGGGGCAggaaggaggatgaggtggAGGATGAAGTTGAGCGCTTGGCAGCCGAGGTGGAGGCGGTCGCTATTAACGATGACACCAAGGCGGATACAAAGGAAGATGCATCTCCAGAGACTGAGCCCACAAAGGAGGTCGATGGCGAGAAGCCCGACAATGTTGTTTCATACCAGCCAGCCACCATCtcagcgccagcgccagcgccagcgccagaagagaccaaggagcagcCCAAGACGGAACCAACTAAGACAGAGGCGCCAAAGGTGCCCGAGGCCGACTCAAAGGTTGAGCCATCAGAGACAGAGGCTCAACCACCAACAGACGCCAAAACACCCCAAGAGAAGCCGGCGGAGCCTGTTATTGTCAAGGAAGAATCCAAATAG
- a CDS encoding Cytochrome c oxidase assembly protein COX16, mitochondrial, protein MPTFQSKKFRSAADMNKIGMRYRTVMNRHPFLMFGLPFMAVIVAGSFVLTPATAVRYERHDRKVRQMTKDEELNVRRSARKVDMKEEYYRLAGRDLDNWEQKRVERLKGENDGILD, encoded by the exons ATGCCGACGTTTCAGAGCAAAAAGTTCCGGTCGGCGGCCGACATGAACAAGATCGGCATGCGGTACCGCACCGTCATGAACAGGCACCCCTTCCTCATGTTCGGTCTGCCCTTCATGGCCGTCATCGTCGCCGGCTCCTTCGTCCTCACCCCGGCCACCGCCGTCCGCTACGAGCGCCATGATCGCAAGGTCCGCCAGATgaccaaggacgaggagctcaacgTCCGCCGCTCCGCGAGAAAGGTGGACATGAAGGAGGAGTACTAC AGGCTTGCTGGTAGAGATCTCGATAACTGGGAGCAGAAGCGTGTAGAGCGGCTCAAGGGTGAGAATGACGGTATCCTTGATTGA
- a CDS encoding FHA domain-containing protein yields MTAVANPPNFPISRPAWAINGHHQMNSDEARGGMGMFMPRKTLTRSNSSSSVSSTSSNSSTTTVATNGSHTNGTPLSSTTDLSQWSANGAPRKRPQPKNPWPAGKGDFQQDLSRVPAGRGAGMMAHGPVQAGPGQVQMSPQAMMRPMTAEQFPPGQPVLYLLSLNGTFERKTIAVPFAPESLRIGRQTNQKTIPTPTNGFFDSKVLSRQHAEIYAERNGKIYIRDVKSSNGTFVNGTRLSQENRESEPHELQTSDHLELGIDIVSEDQKTVVHHKVAAKVEHAGFLSASSNVLDMNFGDLDPANGAMMMPSGPQMRGRAGSNASMASNGRMMPNGGMMNMQANGMPQQRPFFLTPVATDQILKRLANEMRNARLQAQDLGRTNQFVHTLLSKDDLKDLDKPEGLEPPKPQPIVNGMGTPFRADPKARFSDPPAPPPQQPLPEKPDVPSLKRGPTERPKSGPPNTSPIRPDNLSQIVQLTEALNNAKRDIDSQTARMRELEEMLQKERLAREEAEELAKRLEESATSHMNGSALPGELEAPEEEPEAVKEVVPETPVPEVVEETTPAVDAAQETATALQARIDIMENQMRDMKEQMEEWKQRCEMAESERDADRKTLAEMVVQLRAEEALREEAEKRARSRSRRRNSEAEAVVAEQTATTEDGKDIDEKAGVVEPAVNDESSDAPTLSRANTITPSSPQKGALAQEKHLHAGLPYASMIGVVLFGVGLMAYLNGWQAQPPRPEQ; encoded by the exons ATGACTGCAGTCGCCAACCCGCCCAACTTTCCGATCTCACGACCAGCATGGGCGATTAACGGACATCATCAAATGAATTCAGACGAAGCCCGAGGCGGCATGGGCATGTTCATGCCGCGCAAAACCTTGACGCGGTCCAActcgtcctcctccgtctcttcaacctcgtccaactcctccaccaccacagtTGCTACGAACGGCTCCCACACCAATGGAACCCCTCTGTCGTCGACTACGGATCTGAGCCAATGGTCGGCCAACGGTGCGCCTCGAAAACGGCCTCAACCCAAGAACCCCTGGCCCGCAGGGAAGGGTGATTTCCAGCAAGATCTCTCCCGGGTTCCTGCCGGTCGAGGAGCGGGCATGATGGCCCATGGGCCTGTTCAGGCCGGTCCTGGCCAGGTCCAGATGTCACCGCAGGCCATGATGCGACCTATGACCGCCGAGCAGTTTCCTCCGGGTCAGCCGGTACTATATCTACTTTCTCTAAACGGAACTTTTGAACGAAAGACTATTGCTGTTCCCTTTGCTCCCGAAAGCCTTCGAATTGGCCGCCAGACGAACCAAAAGACTATCCCGACTCCCACCAACGGTTTCTTTGACAGTAAAGTGCTGTCGAGACAACATGCTGAGATTTATGCGGAGCGTAACGGCAAGATCTATATTCGAGATGTCAAGTCGTCGAACGGAACTTTTGTCAACGGAACTCGTCTATCCCAGGAAAATCGCGAATCAGAACCTCATGAACTGCAGACTTCAGACCACCTCGAACTCGGTATCGACATCGTCAGTGAGGATCAGAAAACTGTTGTTCATCACAAGGTTGCCGCCAAGGTTGAACACGCGGGCTTTTTAAGTGCTTCGAGCAATGTTTTGGATATGAACTTTGGAGATCTCGACCCGGCCAACGGCGCAATGATGATGCCTTCAGGACCTCAAATGCGTGGCCGGGCCGGCAGCAATGCTTCGATGGCCAGCAATGGTCGGATGATGCCTAACGGCGGCATGATGAACATGCAGGCCAACGGCATGCCTCAACAGCGGCCTTTCTTTCTAACCCCGGTTGCCACTGATCAGATCCTCAAACGGCTTGCG AACGAAATGCGAAACGCTCGTCTCCAGGCGCAGGATCTGGGCCGGACTAACCAGTTCGTTCACACTCTATTATCCAAGGACGACCTCAAGGATCTTGACAAGCCGGAGGGCCTTGAGCCTCCTAAGCCTCAGCCCATTGTTAATGGCATGGGCACACCGTTCCGTGCAGACCCCAAGGCTCGATTCTCTGATCCTCCtgcacctcctcctcagcagcctcttccTGAGAAGCCCGACGTACCCTCTCTCAAGCGTGGTCCCACCGAGCGACCCAAGTCAGGACCACCCAACACCTCGCCCATCCGGCCAGATAATCTCAGCCAGATCGTCCAGCTTACCGAGGCCCTGAACAATGCCAAGCGAGACATTGACTCTCAAACCGCACGTATGCGTGAACTCGAAGAAATGCTGCAGAAAGAACGACTTGCTCGTGAAGAGGCGGAGGAGTTGGCCAAGAGACTAGAGGAGTCGGCAACTTCTCACATGAACGGATCGGCCCTACCTGGGGAGTTGGAGGCACCAGAAGAAGAGCCTGAGGCTGTTAAGGAGGTTGTTCCCGAGACTCCCGTACCCGAAGTTGTGGAGGAGACAACCCCTGCTGTTGATGCAGCCCAGGAGACTGCCACCGCTCTTCAAGCCCGCATCGACATTATGGAGAACCAGATGCGAGACATGAAGGAGCAGATGGAAGAGTGGAAGCAGCGCTGCGAGATGGCCGAGTCAGAACGAGACGCTGATAGGAAGACGCTGGCCGAAATGGTTGTTCAGCTTCGTGCTGAGGAAGCTCTGCGAGAAGAGGCAGAGAAGAGGGCTcgctcgaggtcgaggagaagaaactCCGAGGCCGAAGCTGTTGTCGCTGAGCAGACTGCTACCACAGAAGATGGTAAAGACATCGATGAGAAGGCAGGAGTCGTCGAGCCAGCTGTCAACGATGAATCCTCTGATGCGCCCACTTTGTCCCGGGCCAACACAATCACCCCATCGAGTCCTCAAAAGGGCGCCCTTGCGCAGGAAAAGCACCTGCACGCTGGACTGCCCTATGCCTCGATGATCGGTGTTGTTCTGTTTGGCGTGGGATTGATGGCGTACCTCAACGGTTGGCAAGCCCAGCCTCCTCGGCCCGAGCAGTAA